In Physeter macrocephalus isolate SW-GA chromosome 2, ASM283717v5, whole genome shotgun sequence, a single window of DNA contains:
- the RFXANK gene encoding DNA-binding protein RFXANK isoform X2, giving the protein MEPTQPAEDLSLTQQPSTPEFGDPEDPRGEAPDGSDTVVLSLFPCTPEPGNPEPDACTSSPQGSSLKHSTTLTNRQRGNEVSALPATLDSLSIHQLAAQGELSQLKEHLRKGDNLINKPDERGFTPLIWASAFGEIETVRFLLEWGADPHILAKERESALSLASTGGYTDIVGLLLERDVDINIYDWNGGTPLLYAVRGNHVKCVEALLARGADLTTEADSGYTPMDLAVALGYRKVQQVIENHILKLFQSNLVPTTPE; this is encoded by the exons ATGGAGCCCACCCAGCCTGCAGAGGATCTCAGCCTGACCCAGCAGCCTTCTACCCCAGAATTTGGGGACCCCGAAGACCCCAGGGGTGAGGCCCCTGACGGCTCAGACACTGTGGTCCTCAGTCTCTTCCCCTGCACCCCGGAGCCCGGGAATCCTGAACCAGATGCTTGTACCTCCTCACCTCAAG GCAGCTCCCTAAAGCACTCCACGACCCTCACCAACCGGCAGCGGGGGAATGAGGTATCAGCCCTGCCGGCCACCTTGGACT CCCTGTCCATCCACCAGCTCGCGGCCCAGGGGGAGCTGAGCCAACTGAAGGAGCATCTGAGGAAAG GAGACAACCTCATCAACAAGCCGGACGAGCGAGGCTTCACCCCCCTCATCTGGGCCTCCGCCTTTGGAGAGATCGAGACCGTCCGCTTCTTGCTTGAGTGG GGTGCCGACCCCCACATCCTGGCCAAGGAGCGGGAGAGCGCCCTGTCACTGGCCAGCACGGGTGGCTACACAGACATTGTAGGGCTGCTGCTGGAGCGCGACGTGGACATTAACATCTATGACTGG AATGGAGGGACACCACTTCTGTACGCCGTGCGTGGGAACCATGTGAAGTGCGTGGAGGCCTTGCTGG CCCGAGGAGCTGATCTCACCACTGAGGCAGACTCTGGCTACACCCCAATGGACCTCGCCGTGGCCCTGGGATATAGGAAAG TGCAACAGGTGATCGAGAACCACATCCTTAAACTCTTCCAGAGCAACCTGGTGCCCACCACCCCTGAGTGA
- the RFXANK gene encoding DNA-binding protein RFXANK isoform X3 translates to MEPTQPAEDLSLTQQPSTPEFGDPEDPRGEAPDGSDTVVLSLFPCTPEPGNPEPDACTSSPQAGSSLKHSTTLTNRQRGNEVSALPATLDSLSIHQLAAQGELSQLKEHLRKGDNLINKPDERGFTPLIWASAFGEIETVRFLLEWGADPHILAKERESALSLASTGGYTDIVGLLLERDVDINIYDWNGGTPLLYAVRGNHVKCVEALLVQQVIENHILKLFQSNLVPTTPE, encoded by the exons ATGGAGCCCACCCAGCCTGCAGAGGATCTCAGCCTGACCCAGCAGCCTTCTACCCCAGAATTTGGGGACCCCGAAGACCCCAGGGGTGAGGCCCCTGACGGCTCAGACACTGTGGTCCTCAGTCTCTTCCCCTGCACCCCGGAGCCCGGGAATCCTGAACCAGATGCTTGTACCTCCTCACCTCAAG cagGCAGCTCCCTAAAGCACTCCACGACCCTCACCAACCGGCAGCGGGGGAATGAGGTATCAGCCCTGCCGGCCACCTTGGACT CCCTGTCCATCCACCAGCTCGCGGCCCAGGGGGAGCTGAGCCAACTGAAGGAGCATCTGAGGAAAG GAGACAACCTCATCAACAAGCCGGACGAGCGAGGCTTCACCCCCCTCATCTGGGCCTCCGCCTTTGGAGAGATCGAGACCGTCCGCTTCTTGCTTGAGTGG GGTGCCGACCCCCACATCCTGGCCAAGGAGCGGGAGAGCGCCCTGTCACTGGCCAGCACGGGTGGCTACACAGACATTGTAGGGCTGCTGCTGGAGCGCGACGTGGACATTAACATCTATGACTGG AATGGAGGGACACCACTTCTGTACGCCGTGCGTGGGAACCATGTGAAGTGCGTGGAGGCCTTGCTGG TGCAACAGGTGATCGAGAACCACATCCTTAAACTCTTCCAGAGCAACCTGGTGCCCACCACCCCTGAGTGA
- the RFXANK gene encoding DNA-binding protein RFXANK isoform X1 — protein MEPTQPAEDLSLTQQPSTPEFGDPEDPRGEAPDGSDTVVLSLFPCTPEPGNPEPDACTSSPQAGSSLKHSTTLTNRQRGNEVSALPATLDSLSIHQLAAQGELSQLKEHLRKGDNLINKPDERGFTPLIWASAFGEIETVRFLLEWGADPHILAKERESALSLASTGGYTDIVGLLLERDVDINIYDWNGGTPLLYAVRGNHVKCVEALLARGADLTTEADSGYTPMDLAVALGYRKVQQVIENHILKLFQSNLVPTTPE, from the exons ATGGAGCCCACCCAGCCTGCAGAGGATCTCAGCCTGACCCAGCAGCCTTCTACCCCAGAATTTGGGGACCCCGAAGACCCCAGGGGTGAGGCCCCTGACGGCTCAGACACTGTGGTCCTCAGTCTCTTCCCCTGCACCCCGGAGCCCGGGAATCCTGAACCAGATGCTTGTACCTCCTCACCTCAAG cagGCAGCTCCCTAAAGCACTCCACGACCCTCACCAACCGGCAGCGGGGGAATGAGGTATCAGCCCTGCCGGCCACCTTGGACT CCCTGTCCATCCACCAGCTCGCGGCCCAGGGGGAGCTGAGCCAACTGAAGGAGCATCTGAGGAAAG GAGACAACCTCATCAACAAGCCGGACGAGCGAGGCTTCACCCCCCTCATCTGGGCCTCCGCCTTTGGAGAGATCGAGACCGTCCGCTTCTTGCTTGAGTGG GGTGCCGACCCCCACATCCTGGCCAAGGAGCGGGAGAGCGCCCTGTCACTGGCCAGCACGGGTGGCTACACAGACATTGTAGGGCTGCTGCTGGAGCGCGACGTGGACATTAACATCTATGACTGG AATGGAGGGACACCACTTCTGTACGCCGTGCGTGGGAACCATGTGAAGTGCGTGGAGGCCTTGCTGG CCCGAGGAGCTGATCTCACCACTGAGGCAGACTCTGGCTACACCCCAATGGACCTCGCCGTGGCCCTGGGATATAGGAAAG TGCAACAGGTGATCGAGAACCACATCCTTAAACTCTTCCAGAGCAACCTGGTGCCCACCACCCCTGAGTGA
- the NR2C2AP gene encoding nuclear receptor 2C2-associated protein — protein MTHSLVCPETVSRVSSVLNRNTRQFGKKHLFDQEEETCWNSDQGPSQWVILEFPQRICVSQLQIQFQGGFSSRQGRLEGSQGSEALSKIVDFYPEDNNSLQTFPVPSAEVDRLKVTFEDATDFFGRVVIYHLRVLGEKKV, from the exons ATGACCCACTCTTTGGTTTGTCCAGAGACAGTGAGCAG GGTGAGTTCGGTGCTGAATCGTAACACTCGGCAGTTTGGAAAGAAGCACCTGTTCGACCAGGAAGAGGAGACCTGCTGGAACTCGGACCAG GGCCCCTCCCAGTGGGTAATACTGGAGTTTCCCCAGCGCATTTGTGTCTCCCAGCTGCAGATCCAGTTCCAGGGGGGCTTTTCCAGTCGCCAGGGCCGCCTAGAAG GTTCTCAGGGGAGTGAGGCTCTTAGCAAGATTGTGGACTTTTATCCTGAGGACAACAACTCGCTTCAGA CTTTCCCTGTGCCATCTGCTGAGGTGGACCGGctgaaagtgacatttgaggaTGCCACTGATTTCTTTGGCCGAGTGGTCATCTACCACCTGCGGGTGCTAGGGGAGAAGAAGGTGTGA